The genome window TGCCCGTGCCTATGTCTGGAGATACTTTTGCCCGCCGGTATTCCGTAGTTGCTGATACCCGGCGCCGCTGGAGCGAGGACGAGAAGCAGGCGATCATCGCCGAGGCTTTGCAGCCCGGCGTGAATGTGTCAGCGGTCGCCCGCAGGCATGGGATCAAGCCAAGCCTTCTGTTTCGTTGGCGGAAGCTGGCCAAGAACGACGAGAAGCCAGAGCCCGCACCGGCATTCCTGCCGGTCTCTCTGACGGCGCCAGGGAAGAGCCGCGACACGATCTACGATCACAGCGCCAGTGACGCGCCCGCCGCCGATAATCGCATCGAGATCGAGCTTTTGAACGGGCGGCGCGTGCGGGTTGGCCCCGGCGCCGACATGGGCGCGTTGAAGCGCATTCTCGATATTGCCGACGGGAGGAGACCATGATCCCGGTTCCGACCGGCGTGCGGGTGTGGCTGGCGACGGGTCACACCGATATGCGCAGGGGCTTCCCGTCGCTGTCCTTGCAGGTCCAGGAGGTTTTGCAGCGCGATCCTTTGAGCGGCCATCTGTTTTGCTTTCGCGGCCGCCGGGGCGATCTTCTGAAGGTGATCTGGCATGACGGCCAGGGCGCCTGCCTTTTTACGAAGCGTCTGGAGAAAGGCCGGTTCTTGTGGCCGAGCCCGGCTGACGGCGCGATCTCGATTTCGCCCGCGCAGCTTGGCTATCTGCTCTCCGGGATCGATTGGCGCAATCCGCAAAAAACCTGGAGACCGACTTCGGTTGGCTGACGGTTTGCCTTTGAAAACGTTGGCGAACCATGATTCTCTTGTCGGGTGACCACGCCGCTTGACGCTCTTCCTTCCGACCTTGCCGCCGCGCATGCGATGATCCTCGCCGAGCGCGCCGCCCGCCTTTCCGCCGAGGCCGTTGCGGCTCGCGCTCGCGCGGCGACATCCAGCACGGACGCGCTGATCGCTCATCTGAGGCTCGAGATCGAGAAGCTGCGGCGGGTGCTTTACGGTAGCCGCTCGGAGCACAAGGCGCGGCTCCTGGAGCAGATGGAGCTTCAGCTCGAAGAGCTGGAGACAGCCGCGGCCGAGGACGAGCTTCTCGCCGAGACAGCCACAGCCCGGACGCAAGGCACGCCATCCTCTACGCGCAAGCATCCATCGCGCAAGCCTTTCCCGGCGCATCTGCCGCGCGAGCGCGTGGTGCTCCCGGCGCCGACATGTTGTCCGTCTTGCGGCTCGACGAAGCTGTCGAAGCTCGGCGAGGACGTCACCGAGACGCTCGAGGTTGTTCCGCGCCGCTGGAAAGTCATCCAAACGGTGCGCGAGAAGTTCTCCTGCCGGTGCTGCGAGGCGATCGCGCAACCGCCGGCGCCCTTTCATGCAACGCCGCGCGGTTTTGCCGGGCCGGGCCTTTTGGCCATGATCTTGTTCGAGAAGTTCGGCCAGCACCAGCCTCTCAACCGGCAAAGCGAGCGGTATGCGCGCGAAGGCGTCGAACTTTCCGTCTCGACGCTGGCCGATCAGGTTGGGTCCTGCATGGCGGCGCTGCAACCGCTCCAGGCGCTGATCGAGGCCCATGTTCTTTCGGCCGAACGGTTGTTTGGCGACGACACGACGGTGCCGATCCTGGCGAAAGGCAAGACAGTCACCGGCCGCATCTGGACCTATGTCAGAGACGATCGCCCTTTTGGCGGGACCGCGCCGCCGGCCGCGCTTTACTACGCTTCGCGAGACCGAAGGCAGGAGCATCCCGAGAGCCATCTTCGAGACTTCGCCGGCATTTTGCAGGCCGACGCCTATAGCGGCTATAACGGGCTTTACGATCCGGCGCGCGAAAAAGGCGCCATCGTCTCGGCGCTGTGCTGGGCGCACGCCAGGCGCCAGTTCTTCGAACTGGCTGACATCGCCGCCAACGCGAAGCGCGGCAAACAGGCGCCGGCCATCTCCCCGATTGCGCTGGAAGCGGTCAAGCGCATCGACGCGCTGTTCGACATCGAGCGCTCCATCAACGGCCTTCCCGCCAGCGAGCGCCTGCGCGTGCGCCAGAAGCAAAGCGCGCCGCTTCTGGCCGATCTGAAAACCTCGCTTGGCGAGGAGCGCTCGCGATTGTCGCGCTCGGCTTCCGTCGCCAGGCCCATCGATTATCTGCTCAAGCGCTGGGATCGGTTCGCCGCTTTCCTTGGCGACAGCCGCATCTGCCTGAGCAACAACTCGGCCGAACGAGCGCTGAGAGGTTTTGCGCTCGGAAGAAAGTCGTGGCTCTTCGCCGGTTCAGATCGCGGCGCCGACCGGGCCGCCTTTATGATGACGATGATCATGACGGCCAAACTCAACGGCATCGATCCGATGGCTTGGCTGGCCGATGTGCTCGCCCGCATCGCAGGCCAGCCGCAAAGCCGACTCCATGAGCTGCTGCCCTGGGAATGGAAGCAGCCCGGCTTGCAACTGGCGGCGTAGTCATCAACCGCAAGCGCTCACGCTGCGGCCCTCACCGGATGCTTACGTTTGCCGGAAGCCAGCGAGGGTCTCCCAGCCGAACAACCGACCGAGAACGGGCCGACCTGTGCTCCGAGGCCGCGCGCGGATCATCTGTGCCCCTTTCCCGCCGGGCCTGCCCGGCTTTCCCCAGCGCCTAAGCCCTTCGGCGGCGCCCCGCAAGGGGCAGGCCCTCCGCTGACGCGGCCCTGACGGGTGCGGGTCTTCGCGCGCGCGGGCTTTCCGGGGCGCGGAGCCGGGCAATCAGGCCCGGCGAAGGAAAGGACACCTTCCATGACCCGCGCCGCACCTTCCCTCGACGTCTATCAGGCCGTCACCGACCGCATCGTCGCCGCCCTTGAATCCGCCGGGGAAGCCTCCCTGCCGTGGCATCGCCCGGGCCTCGACAGTCTCCTGCCGAAGAATGCTTCCACCGGCAACGGCTACCGGGGCATTAACGTCGTCTCCCTGTGGGCCGAGGCCCAGCTTGCCGGATACACCCGCAACCTTTGGGCCAGCTACCGGCAGTGGCAGGAACTCGGAGCCCAGGTGAAGAAGGGCGCCAAAAGCTCCATCGTCATCTTCTACAAGGAGTTCGAGGTCGAGCCCGAAACCGCCAACCCCGACGACGACGGCAAGCGCCGGGTCGCAAAGGCGAGCCGCGTGTTCAACGCGAGCCAGGTCGAGGGGTTCGAGCTGCCGCCCATGCCGGAAAACCTCGGGCCGATCGCCCGCAATGCCCGCGCGGACGAGGTGGTTGCCGCCACCGGCGCCGACATCCGCCACGGCGGGGAAGCGGCCTATTACCGTCCGTCCGCCGATTACATCCAGATGCCCGAGGAAGGGCTGTTCATGGATAATGCCCATCGATGCCGGTCGGAGGCTTACTATTCCGTGCTGTTCCATGAGCTCGGGCACTGGAGCGGTGCCGAACGCCGCCTCAACCGCAAGCTCGGCAACAAGTTCGGGTCGCCCGACTACGCCCTGGAGGAGCTGATTGCGGAGCTGACCAGCGCATTCCTCTGCGCCGAGCTCCGGTTCTCCCCGCAGCCGCGTCCCGACCACGCGCAGTATATCGCGAACTGGCTCAAAGCCCTGAAATCCGACAAGCGCGCCGTGTTTACCGCGTCCGCGCGGGCCGCCGAAGCTGCCGATTTCCTCGTGAAGCCCTCCTCGTGAGGGCTTTTCATTTTGCGGACGCTTGGAAGGGGCATGGCACCTGCGCTGATGCCTCATCGCCAGGGATTGCAAGTCACCGAGCGCACCCGTAAGAAGGTACTTGTTCGTAGTTACACCGGCTTCCCATGCGCTTTTGGTGGGTTAATCAGAACCAGACCTATCGCCACGAGATCCGAGGCGGATACCTCTGGTCGCCCAAGCGCAATGCCAACGGTAATCGCAACGCTTTCTACGAATCCATGCGAGAGGTGGCGCCGGGAGACATCGTATTCTCCTTCAAAGACACCCTTATCTGTGCCATCGGCGTGGCGCAGTCCTACTGCTGGGAAAGCCCCAAGCCAGACGAGTTCGGTAACGCCGGGGCCTATTGGGAAGATATCGGCTGGAAAGTCACCGTGCTGTTCACGGAACTGACGCACAGGATCCGGCCTAAAGACCACATGGACCTGCTGAAGGCTCTTCTACCCCGAAAATACAGTCCGCTCCAGGATAGCGGCAACGGCAATCAGGCCGTCTACCTCACTGAGGTGCCCGAGGGCATGGCTGATGCCCTCGTGGGACTTATCGGTTATGAGGCCCAAGTTGTCCTGCATGCAGCCGGGGAGGTGCTGCCCGTCCCGGCTGACGATCTTGAAGAGCAGGAACGGAAAATCGAACACAGGATCGAGGCGGACAGTACGATCGTGGAGACCGACCGCCAGGCGTTGATTCGGGCGCGGCGCGGCCAAGGCCTGTTCAAGGACCGGGTTAGCCGGATTGAAGCTTGCTGCCGCGTAACTAAAGTCGACAACCCAACCCATCTGATTGCCAGCCATTGCAAGCCTTGGCGAGATTCAACGAACGAGGAACGGCTCGACGGGGAGAACGGTCTTCTTCTCACGCCGAGTATCGATCACCTATTCGATCGGGGCTTCATCAGTTTCGAAGATACGGGGAGGCTCATCATCTCACCCGTGGCGCACAGGCCATCCCTTCGGAGGATGGGGGTCGAGACCGACAATCCCGTGAACGTCGGCGTCTTCACGAGCGGCCAGAAGAAGTTTTTGGATCTCCATCGAAACGGTGTGCTTCTTCAAGCCATGCGCGGGTAGCGCACTTCAATAATTGATACGGACGACGATTTTGAGAAAACACATACCAGCCGCCATCCTTACAGTTTGTTCTGCCGTATTCCATGCCGGTCCTGCCTTCGGATGGGGTGACACCGGCCACAGGATCATCTGCCGCATAGCTTACGACGAGCTGCGCCCGGAGGTCCGTGGCAGGGTTGATGCGCTGGAAGCGATTGATCCCCGCTACAGGACGTTTACTGACCTTTGCACAGCCGCCGACAAGTCTCCCCGTATGCGGCCTGCGGAGCATTTCGTGAACCTGCCCCGTTCGGCCCGGTCCATTGATCCAGCGACACCATGCCCAGTATCGGATCGATGTGTGGTGTCCGCCGTCCTTGATGATATGCGCGACCTCGCTTTTGCCCAGGACGTTACCGAGCAACTCCGTCTTTTGAAGACCCTGACGCATTTCATGGGGGATATACACCAGCCCATGCATGTGAGCTTTGAGGATGACAAAGGCGGCAACCTCATTAGCGCGTCGGGCCTGTGCGGACGAAGCCTTCATGCCGCGTGGGATAGCTGCCTTATTGAAAAGACGCTGGGATTCGATTCGGACACTATCGCTACGTCATTGGAGGCCGAGATAACCAGCGGCGACCGTTCCCGTTGGCTCGCAGGCGACATTGGCCCCAAGGCCGTGGCCAGTTGGGCAAACGAAACCTTTACCATTACGACGCGGCCGGAGGTTGGCTATTGCGAACGGGCCTCGGACGGGTGCCGCTACAGCGCATACCAGCCCGAATATCACGGAGGCGCCCAGAAGGTGGTCGTTGTTGACGAGCACTATCTGTCCGTGAACGCTCCCTTCGTGCGGGACCGCATCAAGGCAGCAGGTGTCAGGCTCGGCGCGGTTTTGAACAGCGTTCTTATGCCAGACCAGTCACCGGTCGGTGAATACCCCGAGCGTACACGGCAATAAGAGACGAGGTCGGCAGTGCCGTTTCTGGGGAGTAGTTCCTGTCTCCTTCGAAGCATTGCTGCGGCTAATGCTCGAAATCGAATACAATCGCGCTAACGTCCCTTGCGCCATGCAGAAAGCGAACGACGCGGGTTTCGCGGTCGGTAACGCGGAAATAGATGCAATAGTCGCCCAGAACATGCAGGCGAAGGCCGGGGCTTATCCACTCGCGGGATACGCCACTGTGACCAAGATCGGCGAGAGCAACCAGCTCGTCATCGATGCGCTGAAGGAAGCGCATGGCAACCTCGCCACCCGCCTTCTCCGTCAGATGTGTGATGGTTTCGCGGATATCAGCGCGAGCGGCATCGGAAATGTCGAGCCGTTTGGGGGAAAGCGGAGGGTGAGTCGGCATGCCGCACTGTAAGCGGCTTTTCAACCTTTGGCGAGACGGGGCTCAGCGTTTGATGGCGTCCTGCATTTCCCGCACCAGGTCTCCCGCTTTGTAGCTCCGGAAGCGCCCGGCAGCCAAGTCGGCATCGCCCTCGGCGATAGCCTGCCGCAGGGCCTTGAGCTTCAGCTTCTCTTGTTCCAGAAGGCGTAGTCCGGCACGCACCACTTCGCTGGCATTGCCGTATTCGCCACTCTCAATCTGGGCGCTGATGAAGCGGTCATCCCGGTCCGTCAGGGAGACGGTTTTGCGGTATTGGGTGGACATAGTCTGCTCCCTCTTCTCGACCACAGTATAGGTCATATCATACCTAATCACAATAGGTGTGATATGTAATTCGCACGCTCGGTCCCGGTGGTCCATGCCAGAGAGCTTCAGGGTTAGGTGCGGCAAGGCTCCATCTCCAGCGTCCGATGCAGGTCACCAGAGTTTGCGTTCGGGCCGTTAGTCAGCGGGGTGCCTAGTGGCCCGCGTCGTGGGTTTCCTGAGCCTTGGCATGCCCGGCCCATCTGCCGATCCCTTCTCTATCCAAAACGCCGCCTGAAGGCCCAGACGAGGCGTTGCCTGCCCCGAGGAAGACCGGGGTGGACTCCGCTTGGACGCCGATGCCCTGACGGGGCTCTCCTTTGGCAAGGAAATCCTCCCCAAGCGGCCTTGAAATGTCGGGTGGTCTGGACCCCGGCGCGTACCAGCCAAGGGGCTTCCCCAGCTTCCGCGCTTCGCTTGTGCAGCCGGGCGATGCCCCTCCCCGTTGGCAGGCCCGCTCATGGCCGGTGTCCCTCTCCTTACCCGACAGGCCGCAAAGGGTGCGGTCTCGAACCAAAAGGAGAAACCCATCATGAGCAACAAGCAGCAACCCGGAAGAAAGCCCACCCACGGCGTCTTCCACATCCGGGGCGAAGGCAAGAACGCTTACTGGACGAAGATCGGCGCCGCCTGGATCCACGAGGACGGCGAGGGCCTGAACCTGAGCCTCGACTTCATCCCGACCGATGCCAGCGGACGCCTCGTCATCCGCGCCAACAAAGCCGACGCGCAAACCCAAGGGGAGGCCGCCCGATGAGCCGCAGCGACTACGCCTTCCTCGCCGACCAATTCCCGGAGTTCAGGCTCCGGGCAAGGTCCGACCAGGAACTGGAGGACCTGCTCGATGCCTGGTTCGCCCACGACCACCTCGACGATAATCCCGTCTACAGCTGGAACGACGACGAAGAAGACGCCCAATGAGTCAGCTCAAGAGCTACACCGTCGCGATGATCATGTGGGAGACCTGGAACATCTGCGTCGATGCCGCCTCGGCGGATGAGGCCAAGGCACAAGCCCGGGCCTCTTACGAAAGGCACGGCCGTGGAGAATTCTCCCATCAGGCCAGCGGCGTCGACGGTTTCGAGATCATCGACGAACAGGAGGCCGACGAATGAGCACCGTCAATCCCTCCTGCAAGGACTTCACTATCATCCTGTACGAACGGAACGTGTTTCAGTTCACGGTCAGGGCCGAAAACGAGGAAGCTGCCGAAGACGTTGCCCTGGAAACCTACTACGGCTGGTCGGAAGCCGACCGCGCCCGATACATCTCCGGCGAACAGGGCGGCGTTGAACTGGACATCGAGGAGGCCGCCCAATGAGCGCCCCTCGTCTCCTCCTGCCCCATGAGCTTCGCACCCGCCATCTCGTCACCGAGACTGCCCGGGCCTTCCGGTTCGGGCCACGGCTCCATCCCAATCGGGCTGCCTATGAGTTCTACCCGACGCCACCTGAGGCAACCCGCGCCCTCCTTTCGGCTGAGACGTTCGACGGTCCCATCTGGGAGCCCGCCTGCGGCACCGGTTGGATCTCGACGGAACTGATTGCTGCCGGGTACGACGTCGTGTCCACCGACCTGGTCGATTACGGTTACGGTGAACCGGGCCGGGATTTCCTTGCTGAGCGAAAGCCGCTGGCGAGGCACATCGTCACCAATCCACCCTACGGGCGCGGGCTCGCCGATATGTTCGTGAAGCACGCGCTGGAGCTGACCGCCGAGAGCGGCGGCACGGTCGCGATGCTGCTGAACCTGTCGAGCCTTTGTCATCCGCTGCGGCATGCGTTTTACGTGAGCCACCCACCCGCCGTCATCTATGCGCTCGACGAATGCATCTGCTGGCCGTATGGCGACCCCGCACGGGCGACCACCACCATCGCAAAGCAGCGGTATTGCTGGCTGGTGTGGAAACATGGGCATTCCGTGGCGACGGAGTTCCGGTGGCTGCGGGTGCAGGACTTCGGCAGGACATAAACGAAACAGCCGGTTTTCACCGGCTGTTCGAGGGACACGCTACACGTCTCTCTCTTCCTGTCTAATCCTCTGTAAAGTATCTGCAATAATAGACAGGAACGATAGAACTAGCCCAAGTATAGCGCCCCAGAGAGCCGCCAACAGGCGCCACTCTTCAGGCGCTAAGAGATAGGATTGTGCCGAAAGAATCGCGAAGTACGAGAATGTAAACCACTTTCTCATCTGCACCTCCCTAAGGCCGCACCCCTTTGACCGGGGTGGTCAAAAGTACAAGTGCGCCGAGTGCAGAGGCTTATGGGAGGCGGGAGAATTGCGACTGACGGGGCTTCCGCAAAGCAGGGCGCTGGAACCGTAAGGCGCCTAATCCCTCAGGATATCGATCCGCGCAGCAGAGTCGGACTTCCTGCCGTCGCAAAGGAGATCTTCCTTCCGCACCGGGATCTTTGCCAGCGCCAGCGCATGAAGGATATAAGCCGTCACCGTCATGTCCTTCTCGAACGCGCGTTTCCTGAGGGCCTTTGAGACATACTCGGGCGCATAGATCGTGATGGAGGTCCGTTTTCCAGATGCGGCATCGGGCTCGCTCTGCTCGGCTTTCGGCCTGACGGGCTTCGGCCGGAGTCGCACGGGCTCGGGCTGCGGCGCGATTGAATGCACCACGGCTTGGCGGGGCGCGCTGTCGGCGACGTCCTGAGGGACAGCCTCGGGCACCACCAGCGCCGGGATCTGCTTCTCGTCCATGAACTCTTCCATCGCAGGGCCAAGGCCGAGGTTGAACGTATCCCGGCGTTTCAGTTTAAGCGGCGAGTTCATGGACGGCCTCCTCCGGATTGATGATGTCGAGGACTTCACCCAGGAGGGCATCGATCTCCTCAATGGTCTTTTTGACAGGAGCCCGTGTGTCGTCGGCAAAATGCGGGGGCTTCCCGGTGAGGAAGGCTTCCCGGTAGGCCGCGCGGTTATAAAGGAGCGTCCGGAATCTTGGCAAACCGGCCGCATCGATCTGCTCGACGGCGGCTGTCTGATAGGCCGGATGAAGCGGGTGAACATCGTTCAGGAGAATGAGGTGCGGGATCTTCTTGATCTGGCCGCGCGTGACAGCGCGAATGTCACGCAGAAGCCGCGTCGCCTGCACGAGGTCGGGGCCGCTGATGCGGGCGGGTGTGATGATCAGATCCGCAGCCGTGGCGGCGATGTACAGAGCCCTCTCCGCCGAACCGGCGACATCGATGAGGATGGAATCATACCCGGCGTCAACCTGGGATTCGAGCGTGTCGGTTAGCTGGTCGCTGGCCAGCGCCTTGACGGTGAGGCCCGCAACAGCGTCGGGATACTTTTCGTACCAGTCGGCGAGGGTTTTGTTGTTGTCGAGGTCAAGGATCAGAACCTTGCCCCCACCCCTGACGATCGCCCCTGCCAAGGAAAGGCAAAGGGTCGATTTGCCGACGCCGCCCTTGGGAGACCCAAAGACGATGACGCTGGCGCGTTCTTGCAGTTGTTCCATGCAGGCAATATCCGGACATCAGGAGATATGGTCAACAGGACAACCGGAGATATGGAGAACTGAACTGCCTGTCTTTAGTAAATCACGAACTCCGGTGTGACTGAAATGCAGCAATATTGAGATGCATATTTGGTGAGATACGTTAATCCATAACTCTTGATTTCCATAAATAAGGCATTCAGGTTTAGCTGACTTCCATACATCAAGAGAAAAAGAAGTCAGTAGAACATGACAAACATAACTCTGGAGAACCACATTCATGCTTATCAGGAGTTCCATAAATCTTGTCATTCAACAGTCGAAGCCGATTCCCTGAAACGCAAATCCGCGCTAATGTCTTCTCGTGAAATTGACCGACGCCCCAAACATCCGCGACCAGGACCTTCTGGCCGAGCTGGAGCGTCAGCGCACGAGCCCCGTTCTGGAAGTCATTATCCGCCAGCTGGAGCAGAAGCAGGCGAGACGCGATGAACTGGCGGCGCTTCCGCGCGACCAGCGGCGGCGCGTGGTGACGGCGGGCGCGCTTGAGCTCTCGGAGCCGTCGAAGCAGGACCTTCGCCATATCCACAGCGTGCTTGCCATCTGCGGCCTGCCTTACGACCGGCTGCCCATCGAGCAGCGGGAGTTCGAGCGCAAGCAGGGCAACATGGCGCTGGATGTGACAGCCGGTTTCCTGCGCGACCCCAATGGCGAAAAAATCCACCAGCCGGTGCCCTTCGGGCCGAAGGCGAGGCTGATCCTGATGCACCTTTGCTCGGAAGCCATCCGTCAGAAATCCCCGACCATCGAAATCGCCGACACGCTGACCGGCTTCGTCCGCGACATGGGCTTCCCGAAAAGCGGCGGCAAGAAAGGCCCGCTGACCGCGTTCAAGGAACAGCTCAACGCGCTTGCCGCCTGTACGATGAAGCTCACCGTCTGGAACGGGGAGCGCGTACGGACACGCTCCATCACGCCCATCGACGAGATGGACCTGTGGCTTCCGACCCATCCGGACCAGCGCAGCCTCTGGCCTTCGACCGTCACGTTCAGCCCGGCCATGTATGAGAGCTTGCAGAAGCACGCCCTTCCCATCAACACCCATGTCGTCAGGGCTTTTGCCGGGTCCGCGCGGAAGCTTGACCTGTATTTCTGGCTCGGCTACCGCATCCACAACATCGAAGAGCCGGTCACCATCAGCTGGGAGGCGCTTAAGGACCAGTTCGGGTCCGGCTTCAAGCGGGACAGGGACTTCCGGGCAAACCTTGCCCGCGAGCTCAACGAAATCAAGGAAACGCTAAGAAAGCTGCCGGTGAGCGTCACCGAGAACGGCCTGAAGCTCACGCCCGCCGAACCGAGCGCGCTCGCGCTGCCCGTGGCGAAGCCGGTCAAGCCGACCCTCATCCCGAAGGCATCCTGAGCCCCCTTTCTGGCGCAGACTTACTCGCGCCCAGCCGCTAATTATTCCGCAGATTTTCAGGGCATTTTGGCGCCATAGCGCAGACTTGCTCGCACCTTGGCGCAGACTTACTCGCGGGGAGGCCCCATTTGGCGCAGACTTACTCGCGCCCTGACGCAGACTTGGTCGCGCTTTGGCGCAGACTTGCTCGCGCTTAATATAGAACAGAACATTCCAGAACACGCCCAGAACATCTCTTTTACAGAAAAGAATCAGAATTTCAGAAAAGGAACTCAAAATTTCGGTACGATGAAATTCCTTTCGCACGGGGCAACCAGACCATTCCACCTGAGCCTCACGCAACGTCGGGCAATCAGGGGGCATGGAAGGCGGCCAGAGGCGGTTTTTTACACCCTGATAGAACCACCTTCGTTCGGGACGTCAAAAACCCCTATAAAGCCCGTTCAGGAAGTGCTGGCACGGGGGTAAACGAGACGTTTCGCCATGCCGCATCGGTTCCGACCGAGCCGCGTTCGATCCCGAGCTCATCGGCGATCGCCTGAAAGGCCATGATGAAGGCGGGCAAGGTGAAGGGGGCCAGCACGCCTTCCCGGCACCAGCCGAGATAGGCCTGATACAGCATCGGCGCGGTCAGCACGCCATCGGTCGCCGGATGGAGGCGCGCCAGCATGAAGGCGTCGACCTCGCCCAGCCGCTTGACGGGCACGACCGGAAGGTTTGACGGCATGGCGGGTTCCTTCGGAGCGGGGAGGGCGGCGTCGCGCCAGGGTGTGGTGACGAGATAGAGACCGAGCCCGCTTCCCGCTTCGACAAGCAGCGCAAGCAGCAGCGCGAGGCCGAGTTGCACGTCGTCGCTCCGGAAGGTCCTGTCGAACCAGCCGCCGAGCTTCGAGATGGCGGCGGCCTGCGGGTCCTCGGTGGTTGACGCGGCGGGGACCGTGTCGAGCTTTTGACGCACGTCCGTCAGTTCACCGTCGAGGCGGCCCGCTTCCTTCGCGGTGGCGAATTCGACGCCGAGGCGGCGCCAGCGCTCGCAGGGCTCGCGCGCTTCGAGCCGGTTGAGCGTGCATTCGCCCGAGAGGTCGCCGATTGTTCTTCGGCCGTAAACCGGTGTTGCGAGGATATCCGCCCGTTCCTGTTCGATGACGGATGGAGCGCGGGGGGTGCCGAGCGCGTCGCGGGCCGACTTGGCGCGGGTATAGCGGTCCTTGAGATCCTGGTACTTTTCGGCGCCGCCCTGCCGTTCGGCAGCCTTGGCGATGCGATGCTGGGCCGCGAAGCCGACCGCGCTTGAGAACGAATAGAGCGTGAATATGCCGAACACTGCTACCGCGCCGATGACCGCCAGCCGGTCACGCTTGCGGATGCCCCAGGCGATGGCAAACGGCATCATGGCCTTGATGCAATCTGCGGCGCCCGCGACGACGCCGTAGAGCCAGGCGTCGAACTCGGTGTCGGCGCTCCGGTAAGCCATGCGGAAGTTGAGGAGAACGGAGCCGAGGATCAGCACAAGACTGGCCGCGATCCCGAGGATCACCAGCACGTCGACGAAGTGGTCAGAATCCCTTTCCTTCACGGACACAGCGTAAGATGCCTTCCCATTCCTCGGGCTTGTAGCGCTGGCGGACCTGTTCGAGCTGATTTTCAATCGCCGAGCTCAGGACTTGTTCGCAGAAGGCATTCTTGTCAACTCCCGATGCAAGGCAAAGCACAGCCAAATCATGGGTGAGGGGTTCCGGAAGGCGAAGATTGAGGCGGCGGCGCTCGCCCTTGTAGTCACAGCGGCGCACCAAAGCTTTGGGAGCGGGTTTTAGCGCAACCGGCGTAGGGATTTCGATTGCGGGAGCGGTTTTCTCGACAGGCGCATGGGTTTGGGGAACCGGGGGAGCGGCTGGGACTTGGGGTGCCAACGGCTTAACCGGCGCGAACCGCCGCTTGAGTTCTTCCTGCCGCGCTGCCTTGTCCATATGTCGCTCTTTCCTGTGGTTGCAGCCTACT of Rhodomicrobium vannielii ATCC 17100 contains these proteins:
- a CDS encoding replication protein RepA, producing the protein MKLTDAPNIRDQDLLAELERQRTSPVLEVIIRQLEQKQARRDELAALPRDQRRRVVTAGALELSEPSKQDLRHIHSVLAICGLPYDRLPIEQREFERKQGNMALDVTAGFLRDPNGEKIHQPVPFGPKARLILMHLCSEAIRQKSPTIEIADTLTGFVRDMGFPKSGGKKGPLTAFKEQLNALAACTMKLTVWNGERVRTRSITPIDEMDLWLPTHPDQRSLWPSTVTFSPAMYESLQKHALPINTHVVRAFAGSARKLDLYFWLGYRIHNIEEPVTISWEALKDQFGSGFKRDRDFRANLARELNEIKETLRKLPVSVTENGLKLTPAEPSALALPVAKPVKPTLIPKAS
- a CDS encoding ParA family protein, which encodes MEQLQERASVIVFGSPKGGVGKSTLCLSLAGAIVRGGGKVLILDLDNNKTLADWYEKYPDAVAGLTVKALASDQLTDTLESQVDAGYDSILIDVAGSAERALYIAATAADLIITPARISGPDLVQATRLLRDIRAVTRGQIKKIPHLILLNDVHPLHPAYQTAAVEQIDAAGLPRFRTLLYNRAAYREAFLTGKPPHFADDTRAPVKKTIEEIDALLGEVLDIINPEEAVHELAA